The Thalassotalea nanhaiensis genome has a window encoding:
- the rplM gene encoding 50S ribosomal protein L13 → MKTFTAKPESVQREWFVVDAEGKTLGRIATQIATILRGKHKPEYTPSVDVGDYVVVINADKVKVTGNKAKGKIYYSHTGFVGGLKQLSFEQLVEKAPVRPIEFAVKGMLPKGPLGRDMFRKLKVYAGAEHMHAAQQPKVLEL, encoded by the coding sequence ATGAAAACTTTTACAGCTAAACCAGAAAGCGTTCAACGCGAATGGTTCGTAGTGGATGCCGAAGGTAAAACTTTAGGTCGTATCGCTACACAAATTGCTACTATTTTACGTGGCAAGCACAAACCAGAATACACTCCAAGTGTTGATGTAGGCGACTATGTTGTTGTTATCAATGCAGACAAAGTTAAAGTAACTGGTAACAAAGCGAAAGGTAAAATTTACTACTCGCACACTGGATTCGTTGGTGGTCTTAAGCAATTAAGCTTTGAACAGCTTGTTGAAAAAGCTCCTGTACGTCCTATCGAGTTTGCAGTTAAAGGCATGTTACCAAAAGGCCCATTGGGTCGTGACATGTTCCGTAAATTAAAAGTGTATGCAGGTGCTGAGCACATGCATGCTGCACAACAACCTAAAGTTTTGGAGTTATAG
- the zapE gene encoding cell division protein ZapE: MIKLTPYQKYQQDLEQEGFAFDAAQENAVKHLQRLYDDLQTKPLPVTGFKRVLKGWVKTYGKTKPQAIRGLYFWGGVGRGKTYLVDTFYDCLPFDNKMRVHFHRFMHRVHEELKGLTGQSDPLKIIAKKFAAETCIICFDEFFVSDITDAMLLGTLFEELFSHNVTLVATSNIIPDELYRNGLQRARFIPAINLINENCEVVNVDSGIDYRLRTLEQAEIYHFPLDKQAENNLHLYFKQLSVEEGSVGNTIEINNRALNTIEESDGVVHFEFNQLCETARSQSDYMELSRIYHTVLLANVTQMSRDSDDSARRFIAMVDEFYERNVKLIISAETAMDELYTDGGLNFEFKRCLSRLQEMQSHDYLASEHLP, from the coding sequence ATGATCAAGTTAACACCTTACCAAAAATACCAACAAGATCTTGAGCAAGAAGGGTTTGCTTTTGATGCTGCTCAAGAAAATGCCGTTAAACATTTACAGCGTTTGTACGATGATTTACAAACAAAACCGTTACCTGTCACAGGTTTTAAAAGAGTATTAAAAGGTTGGGTTAAAACCTATGGTAAAACTAAGCCACAAGCAATACGCGGTTTATATTTTTGGGGCGGAGTAGGGCGAGGTAAAACTTACCTGGTAGATACCTTTTATGACTGCTTGCCTTTTGACAATAAAATGCGAGTGCACTTCCATCGTTTTATGCACAGGGTGCATGAAGAACTCAAAGGCTTAACGGGGCAATCTGACCCATTGAAAATTATCGCTAAAAAATTCGCCGCTGAAACCTGCATTATTTGTTTTGACGAATTTTTTGTATCAGATATCACCGATGCGATGTTGCTAGGTACATTATTTGAAGAGTTGTTCAGTCATAATGTCACCTTGGTTGCTACCTCGAACATCATCCCTGATGAGTTATACCGTAATGGTTTGCAACGAGCGCGCTTTATACCTGCCATTAATTTAATTAATGAAAACTGTGAAGTGGTTAATGTTGATAGTGGTATTGATTACCGACTAAGAACGCTAGAGCAAGCTGAAATTTATCATTTTCCACTTGATAAGCAGGCTGAAAATAATTTGCACCTTTATTTTAAACAGCTATCTGTTGAAGAAGGAAGTGTCGGTAATACGATTGAAATTAATAATCGCGCACTAAATACCATTGAAGAATCTGACGGCGTTGTTCATTTTGAATTCAATCAACTTTGTGAAACTGCTCGTAGTCAAAGTGACTATATGGAGTTAAGCCGGATTTATCATACCGTGCTTTTAGCAAATGTTACGCAAATGAGCCGTGACTCTGATGACAGTGCTCGTCGGTTTATCGCTATGGTAGATGAATTTTATGAACGTAATGTAAAACTTATTATTTCAGCAGAAACTGCCATGGACGAGCTTTATACTGATGGAGGGCTAAATTTTGAATTTAAGCGCTGCCTATCTAGGTTGCAGGAAATGCAGTCACATGATTATTTAGCATCGGAACATTTGCCTTAA
- a CDS encoding YhcB family protein codes for MEFLYLFIGAVIGGVGGFFVSKKLSATEQDYNKLEQQVNESKTSLEQYKQEVAAHLDSSAQLLAQMNETCKTAMTQMEKSTLLLNKANSETNAMPYFSKETEEQLRSNPQKVKSSRSRKKEQITEAPLDYSSDPSGLFNDDKQIVTNSPS; via the coding sequence ATGGAATTTCTTTATCTTTTCATCGGTGCAGTTATCGGTGGTGTTGGTGGCTTCTTTGTTAGTAAAAAATTATCGGCTACCGAACAAGACTACAATAAATTAGAACAACAGGTGAATGAAAGTAAAACATCACTTGAACAATACAAACAAGAAGTAGCGGCTCATCTTGATAGCTCAGCACAATTGCTTGCGCAAATGAATGAAACGTGTAAAACAGCCATGACGCAAATGGAAAAAAGCACGCTATTGCTGAACAAAGCAAATAGTGAAACGAATGCCATGCCGTATTTTTCGAAAGAAACTGAAGAACAACTTCGTTCGAATCCACAAAAGGTAAAGTCTTCACGTTCTAGAAAAAAAGAACAAATCACCGAAGCACCTCTAGATTATTCGAGTGACCCAAGTGGACTATTTAACGATGACAAACAAATTGTTACAAATAGCCCAAGTTAA
- a CDS encoding Do family serine endopeptidase, with translation MKKNFSLTPVALLVGALAFLPTHSNAALPVQVDGQEMPSLAPMLEQATPAVVSITVAGTHEVKQGQDPFKFFFGKRRGQQPQERPFRGLGSGVIIDAKKGYVVTNNHVIDEADEILVNLKDGRQFEAKKIGSDAQSDIALLQIKAEDLKEIKIANSDDLRVGDFAVAIGSPFGLGQTVTSGIVSALGRSGLNIEQLEDFIQTDAAINSGNSGGALVNLRGELIGINTAILGPSGGNVGIGFAIPSSMMQNLIDQIIEHGEVRRGVLGITGNSINAELAKAMDLDINQGGFVSQVAPKSAAEEAGIKAGDIIIEVNGRKVRSFNELRGKIGSIGAGKTVELTLIRDGDKKEVEVTLKAAPDANIAAANLHPMLKGAKLSSNTKGSGVVVTDIAENSPAAAVGLTKGDIIAGVNRVRVDNLAALRDALVEIKGVVALNVIRGNTELYLMMR, from the coding sequence ATGAAAAAAAACTTTTCTTTAACCCCTGTAGCCCTGTTAGTTGGTGCACTAGCCTTTTTACCTACTCATTCAAATGCCGCTCTGCCAGTCCAGGTTGACGGTCAAGAAATGCCTTCTCTAGCGCCTATGCTTGAACAAGCAACACCTGCAGTGGTTAGTATTACTGTGGCAGGTACCCATGAAGTAAAACAAGGTCAGGATCCTTTCAAATTTTTCTTCGGTAAACGACGCGGCCAACAACCACAAGAGCGCCCCTTTAGAGGATTAGGCTCCGGGGTAATTATTGACGCTAAAAAGGGTTATGTTGTTACCAATAATCACGTAATTGATGAAGCTGACGAAATATTGGTAAACCTTAAAGATGGTCGCCAATTTGAAGCTAAAAAAATAGGTAGCGATGCCCAAAGTGATATTGCTTTACTGCAAATAAAAGCTGAAGATTTAAAAGAAATTAAAATTGCCAACTCTGATGATTTAAGAGTAGGCGACTTTGCTGTGGCTATTGGTAGCCCCTTCGGTTTAGGTCAAACGGTAACTTCGGGCATTGTCAGCGCCCTAGGTCGTAGCGGTTTAAACATAGAGCAACTCGAAGACTTTATTCAAACTGACGCCGCTATTAATAGCGGTAATTCCGGTGGTGCTTTAGTAAACCTGCGTGGTGAACTTATTGGCATTAACACCGCCATTCTTGGCCCTAGTGGTGGCAATGTCGGCATTGGCTTTGCTATTCCCTCAAGTATGATGCAAAACCTGATAGACCAAATAATTGAACACGGAGAAGTTCGACGCGGCGTACTGGGTATCACCGGTAATTCAATTAATGCTGAACTTGCTAAAGCAATGGACTTGGATATAAATCAAGGTGGCTTTGTCAGCCAAGTAGCACCAAAATCAGCCGCTGAAGAAGCAGGGATTAAAGCTGGCGATATCATCATCGAAGTTAATGGCCGAAAAGTTCGTTCATTTAATGAGTTGCGCGGAAAAATTGGCTCAATCGGGGCTGGTAAAACTGTAGAGTTAACATTAATACGTGATGGCGACAAAAAGGAAGTTGAAGTTACATTAAAAGCAGCGCCAGACGCCAACATTGCCGCAGCAAACTTACACCCTATGCTAAAAGGTGCAAAGCTTAGTTCTAATACAAAAGGCTCTGGTGTTGTCGTAACAGATATCGCTGAAAACTCTCCTGCAGCAGCTGTAGGATTAACAAAAGGTGACATCATTGCCGGAGTTAACCGTGTAAGGGTTGATAATTTAGCCGCTTTACGAGACGCACTCGTTGAAATAAAAGGCGTTGTGGCTTTAAATGTTATTCGCGGCAATACCGAACTATATTTAATGATGCGCTAG
- a CDS encoding trypsin-like peptidase domain-containing protein — MKLIPALTYILRATSYGLLTAVVLLILVPDLRDGNNLSFNIFSPVNDKPKPISFSSAVAKAAPAVVNIYSETIENDTRYQNRSIQRVKLGSGVIMDTRGYILTNYHVVRNANIITVVLQDSTELSAELIGSDELTDLAVLKVHATNLPVISVDENLVPLVGDMVLAIGNPLNLGQTVTQGIISATGRTGLSSTSYREFLQMDAAINDGNSGGALVNSNGDLVGITSAQFTRLNPQTNIQGIFFAVPYKLAAKILQELISNGRVVRGWLGVSSQQYNPQLKGFVIGSLTPNSPAHLAGLQQGDVVFKINDQEIVSINHALDIVAETDPGIVLNFSIYRQNNLMTVPVKILEYKESRK, encoded by the coding sequence TTGAAATTAATTCCTGCACTTACCTATATTTTACGCGCGACCAGTTACGGACTTTTAACCGCTGTAGTTTTGCTGATACTCGTTCCTGATTTGCGTGATGGTAATAACCTTTCTTTTAACATTTTCTCACCAGTAAATGATAAACCTAAGCCAATTTCATTTTCTAGCGCAGTTGCAAAAGCAGCACCTGCCGTAGTTAATATTTATTCTGAAACAATAGAAAATGATACGCGTTATCAAAATCGATCTATCCAACGTGTTAAATTAGGTTCAGGCGTAATAATGGATACACGCGGATATATTTTGACTAACTACCATGTTGTTAGAAATGCCAATATCATTACCGTCGTTTTACAAGACAGTACAGAATTAAGTGCAGAGCTGATCGGCAGCGATGAACTTACTGATTTAGCTGTTTTAAAAGTTCATGCAACCAATTTACCTGTAATTTCAGTAGATGAAAACCTCGTGCCTTTAGTTGGCGATATGGTTTTAGCAATTGGTAATCCATTAAACTTAGGTCAAACAGTCACCCAAGGGATAATCAGTGCAACGGGTCGTACAGGCCTAAGTAGTACAAGTTATAGAGAGTTTTTACAAATGGATGCCGCTATCAACGATGGCAACTCGGGTGGTGCACTTGTTAATTCAAATGGTGATCTTGTTGGTATCACCTCTGCACAGTTTACTCGACTTAATCCGCAAACCAATATACAAGGGATTTTCTTTGCCGTTCCATATAAACTTGCCGCCAAAATTTTACAGGAATTAATTAGTAATGGTCGAGTAGTACGTGGTTGGCTTGGAGTAAGTTCTCAGCAGTATAATCCACAACTTAAAGGTTTCGTTATTGGCAGCCTTACACCTAATAGCCCGGCTCATTTGGCCGGTCTGCAACAAGGTGATGTAGTATTTAAAATCAATGATCAAGAGATTGTTAGTATTAACCACGCGTTAGATATTGTTGCTGAAACAGATCCTGGAATTGTCCTTAACTTTTCGATTTACCGTCAAAATAACTTAATGACGGTACCGGTTAAGATTTTAGAATATAAAGAATCTAGAAAATAG
- the murA gene encoding UDP-N-acetylglucosamine 1-carboxyvinyltransferase yields MEAFRINSGNKLHGDVTISGAKNAALPILFATILAETPLQISNVPKLNDIETTIKLLAELGAKASWSADNAIDFDASNISNCLAPYDLVKTMRASILVLGPLLARFGHAEVSLPGGCAIGARPVDLHIQGLKLMGADINVENGYIVAKNDGRLKGATIFMDAVSVTGTENLMMAAALAEGTTIIENAAREPEIVDLANFINAMGGKITGEGTDTLTIEGVESLSGADYSVMPDRIETGTFLVAAAVTGGKIRCLNTDPSSLDAVLSKLQEAGATVTTGDDWIGLEMNDKPKAVNIRTAPHPAFPTDMQAQFVTLNAIADGTATTVETIFENRFMHVPELQRMGADIKLEGNTAISVGVEQLTAAQVMATDLRASASLVIAGLVASGETIVDRIYHIDRGYQHIEDKLQQLGADIKRFKVTS; encoded by the coding sequence TTGGAAGCATTTCGTATAAATAGTGGTAATAAGTTACACGGTGACGTTACCATCAGCGGCGCAAAGAATGCCGCTTTGCCTATCCTTTTCGCGACAATATTAGCAGAAACACCTTTGCAAATAAGTAATGTGCCAAAGCTAAATGATATTGAAACAACCATTAAGCTTTTAGCTGAATTAGGTGCTAAAGCTTCATGGTCTGCTGATAACGCCATTGACTTTGATGCAAGTAATATTTCCAATTGCTTAGCGCCGTATGATTTAGTAAAAACTATGCGCGCGTCTATTTTAGTTTTGGGACCACTATTAGCTCGTTTTGGCCATGCTGAAGTATCGTTGCCTGGAGGCTGTGCTATTGGCGCGCGTCCAGTTGATCTGCATATTCAAGGGTTGAAGCTCATGGGGGCAGATATCAATGTTGAAAATGGTTACATAGTTGCCAAAAATGATGGTCGCCTTAAAGGTGCAACCATCTTTATGGATGCGGTAAGTGTTACTGGTACTGAAAACTTAATGATGGCTGCAGCTTTGGCTGAAGGAACAACCATCATTGAAAATGCTGCACGTGAGCCGGAAATTGTTGATTTAGCCAATTTCATAAATGCGATGGGTGGTAAAATCACAGGTGAAGGAACCGATACCTTAACCATTGAAGGTGTAGAGAGTTTATCTGGCGCTGATTACTCGGTGATGCCTGATAGAATTGAAACAGGTACATTCTTAGTCGCGGCAGCTGTAACAGGTGGAAAAATCCGTTGTCTAAATACAGACCCAAGCTCACTGGATGCCGTACTCAGTAAATTACAAGAAGCTGGTGCAACGGTGACAACCGGTGATGATTGGATCGGCCTAGAAATGAATGACAAGCCAAAAGCAGTTAATATTAGAACTGCGCCACATCCAGCATTTCCAACCGATATGCAAGCTCAATTCGTAACTTTAAATGCAATTGCTGATGGCACAGCAACAACGGTAGAAACGATATTCGAAAATCGCTTTATGCATGTCCCTGAGTTGCAACGTATGGGAGCTGACATCAAATTGGAAGGTAATACCGCTATTTCAGTTGGTGTTGAGCAATTAACTGCAGCACAGGTTATGGCAACAGACTTACGCGCGTCTGCGAGCTTGGTAATTGCCGGCTTAGTTGCAAGTGGTGAAACAATTGTCGATCGTATTTATCATATTGATAGAGGCTATCAACACATTGAAGATAAATTACAGCAACTCGGTGCAGATATAAAACGTTTTAAAGTGACAAGTTAA
- a CDS encoding BolA family protein: MDVSDIENLLKEQLTLDDLHVTFDGSQCKVIAVADMFDEMSRVKKQQTVYAPLADAINSGQIHAVTIKTFTNAQWQREKMFNIPS; encoded by the coding sequence GTGGACGTTTCAGATATTGAAAACCTTCTTAAAGAGCAGCTTACGTTAGATGATTTACACGTAACTTTTGATGGCTCTCAATGCAAAGTAATTGCTGTGGCTGATATGTTTGACGAAATGAGTCGAGTTAAAAAGCAACAAACTGTATACGCACCTTTGGCTGACGCTATTAATTCAGGCCAAATTCATGCAGTAACCATTAAAACTTTCACCAACGCCCAATGGCAACGTGAAAAAATGTTTAATATCCCATCATAA
- a CDS encoding STAS domain-containing protein encodes MATQFNINIITTEKTELTGQLTRQSIAGKQERTFAKLTKNKLQDIDLSKVSKFDTAGLAWLLALIEYANKQQTEITYSQVPIELVKLAKLSGVDTLLPISA; translated from the coding sequence GTGGCAACTCAATTTAATATAAACATAATTACGACTGAAAAAACTGAGTTAACTGGGCAGTTAACTAGGCAAAGCATTGCAGGTAAACAAGAGCGTACTTTCGCAAAACTGACCAAAAATAAATTACAAGACATTGATTTATCTAAGGTAAGTAAATTTGATACTGCTGGTTTAGCTTGGCTGCTTGCATTAATCGAGTATGCTAATAAACAGCAAACTGAAATTACCTATTCCCAAGTGCCTATAGAATTAGTTAAACTCGCAAAACTAAGTGGGGTTGATACCCTGTTACCTATTTCAGCTTAA
- a CDS encoding ABC transporter substrate-binding protein encodes MKQLLVKYSVILLASISFLASANVSEISKTDPYVMIEEVSKITFDRFAREEKQIKENPELLKDIVREELMPHIFYQYAALKVLGNYRKGASKEDLKSFIIAFREYLITSYAQVFTLYEHQRVEFEPAKKIDKQKIVMVGVDIIDENRPPINIKFKVRKNSKTNEWQAFDLVAEGISLLDAKQKELRSILAQNGVAEVTEMLKVKSARKIVFKKDEDVDAKLKEQEASE; translated from the coding sequence ATGAAGCAATTATTAGTTAAGTATTCAGTAATTTTATTAGCCTCAATTAGCTTTTTAGCCAGTGCTAATGTATCTGAAATAAGCAAAACAGATCCTTATGTAATGATTGAGGAAGTGTCAAAAATAACCTTTGACCGTTTTGCTCGTGAAGAAAAGCAGATTAAAGAAAATCCAGAATTATTAAAAGACATCGTTCGTGAAGAGTTAATGCCGCATATTTTTTACCAATATGCCGCATTAAAGGTACTTGGAAATTACCGTAAAGGGGCCTCAAAAGAAGATCTTAAAAGTTTTATCATTGCTTTTAGAGAGTATTTAATTACGTCTTACGCGCAAGTGTTTACGCTGTATGAACATCAACGAGTCGAGTTTGAACCAGCTAAAAAAATTGATAAACAAAAAATTGTAATGGTAGGTGTTGATATTATCGATGAAAATCGACCACCAATTAACATTAAATTTAAAGTGAGAAAAAACTCGAAAACCAATGAGTGGCAAGCATTCGATCTAGTTGCTGAAGGCATTAGTTTGCTCGATGCAAAGCAAAAAGAATTACGTAGCATATTGGCGCAAAATGGTGTTGCTGAAGTTACCGAAATGCTTAAAGTTAAAAGTGCCCGAAAAATTGTTTTCAAGAAAGACGAAGATGTGGACGCTAAGCTTAAAGAGCAAGAGGCTAGTGAGTAA
- the mlaD gene encoding outer membrane lipid asymmetry maintenance protein MlaD, whose amino-acid sequence MVSKKIELLVGLFVALGIAALLMLALKVADSGIKGNGETYQLYAKFDNIGGLKVRSPIKVGGVVVGRVDSIKLDPEDYVPIVTMDIYSEYSNFSEATSISILTAGLLGEQYVGLSPGFIDEELGIGILQPGDFIEDTKPAIVLEELIGQFLFSQGSED is encoded by the coding sequence ATGGTGTCGAAAAAAATTGAATTATTGGTTGGTCTCTTTGTTGCGTTGGGTATTGCTGCGCTACTTATGCTGGCGTTAAAAGTTGCAGATTCAGGTATAAAAGGTAATGGAGAAACTTATCAACTATACGCTAAGTTTGACAATATTGGCGGGCTAAAAGTGCGCTCTCCAATCAAAGTTGGTGGTGTTGTTGTTGGCCGAGTAGACAGCATTAAGTTAGATCCAGAAGATTATGTGCCAATTGTCACAATGGACATTTATAGCGAGTACAGTAACTTCTCTGAAGCTACCTCTATTTCCATACTAACTGCCGGTTTATTAGGCGAGCAATATGTAGGATTATCTCCTGGTTTTATTGATGAAGAACTGGGCATTGGTATTTTGCAGCCAGGTGATTTTATTGAAGACACCAAACCTGCTATTGTATTAGAAGAGTTAATTGGTCAATTCTTATTTAGTCAAGGCAGTGAAGATTAA